ATCGGTACAGGTATCGCGATTCGGGTACCCGGTGAGGGGCAAGCGATTCGAGGAGGAAACACGATGCCGCGGTCATCGATCAAGGACGAGAAGGTGTACCAGGAGGTACGGAAGGACGGCGCGTCGAAGGAGAAGGCCGCGCGGATCGCGAATGCGGCCGCCAACCGCGGCCGCTCCGACGCCGGCCGTCGGGGCGGAAAGTCGTCATCGTATGAGGACTGGACCGTTGAGGAGCTGAAGAAGAAGGCGAAAGAGGTCGGCTTGTCGGGGTATTCATCCAAACGGAAGAACGAGTTGATCGACGCACTACGCAACCACTGATTCCGCCGGACGACGACCGCAACAGTACGTCCCATCTGCGTCGGGCTCGAGGAAACGCCCAAACTGCGGCGTCCGGTGTCTACGTGGGGAAATTCTCATCGTCGTGGAACCGTCTGACCCCTTAAGGAGAGTCGGCGGGTCCGGCCATCCAGCAGATTTCATCGTTGCCCGAACACATTCGATCCTCGGTCTCACTACGAGGAACGTGGGCGGTACCACCGCTTGGCGCCAGGTCGGATGCGGATGGAGTCGGGTCTCGGACGAGAGGCTCACGATGGCAACCACCACCGTGCCGACGAAGCCACGCCGCGATGAAATACCCACCCTCGGCGTGGAGGAGGAATTCGTCCTCGTCGATCCACATACCGGCCGACCCAGCCTGAGCAACACCGACGTCATCGCTTCCGGTCGCGAGCTCGGCATCACCCTTCAACCGGAGCTGTCACGCTGTCAGATCGAAACCGCCACCTCGATCGGCACGCACATCCGGGATCTGCGTGACCAATTGTGCGAGTCCCGTGCCGTGACCGCCGACGCGGCCGCCCGCACCGGGTGTCAACTCCTCGCCGTCGGCACCCCGATGTACAGCCCGCCCCACGACTCGATCACCGACACACCCCGACATCGGCGGATCGCCGAACAATTCGGAGCGCTCGCGA
The sequence above is drawn from the Rhodococcus jostii RHA1 genome and encodes:
- a CDS encoding DUF7218 family protein: MPRSSIKDEKVYQEVRKDGASKEKAARIANAAANRGRSDAGRRGGKSSSYEDWTVEELKKKAKEVGLSGYSSKRKNELIDALRNH